In Macrotis lagotis isolate mMagLag1 chromosome 8, bilby.v1.9.chrom.fasta, whole genome shotgun sequence, a single genomic region encodes these proteins:
- the INKA1 gene encoding PAK4-inhibitor INKA1 has protein sequence MRSSRLDSFLGQFRLELLCGREEPGSPRMQGPSQPPPAEPAGGPRPCHPPRASDASEADSACCLEEDDEEGAALSPCERTLDWDSGYSEVSGSTWRDEERPVLRRVGRLRGRASPPAGRRPRPKSTSDVCPEQWRGLEAEDWTAALLSRSRSRQPLVLGDNCFADLVENWMELPEAAGDGGPPGPPRWLGKPHHFLLHLSDQLRRRLGGGGAGGRGRGPSAAGAAPRGGSPAARAAKRLSCPPAPGRPLPSPDLASDFTHFAALMRSRSRQPIICNDVIGYI, from the exons ATGCGCAGCTCCCGGCTGGACAGCTTCCTAGGACAGTTCCGCCTGGAGTTG CTGTGCGGGCGGGAAGAGCCAGGCTCCCCCCGGATGCAGGGACCCTCCCAGCCGCCCCCCGCCGAGCCAGCCGGCGGCCCCCGGCCCTGCCACCCTCCGCGAGCCTCGGATGCCTCGGAAGCGGACTCAGCCTGCTGCCTGGAAGAGGACGACGAGGAGGGGGCTGCGCTGTCCCCCTGCGAGCGCACGCTGGACTGGGACTCGGGGTACTCCGAGGTGTCGGGGAGCACCTGGCGGGACGAGGAGCGGCCGGTGCTGAGGAGGGTGGGCCGCCTGCGGGGCCGGGCCAGCCCCCCGGCCGGACGCCGCCCGCGCCCCAAATCCACTTCGGACGTCTGTCCGGAGCAGTGGCGCGGCCTGGAGGCGGAGGACTGGACGGCGGCCCTCCTGTCCCGCAGCCGGAGCCGCCAGCCCCTGGTGCTGGGCGACAACTGCTTTGCGGACCTGGTGGAGAACTGGATGGAGCTGCCCGAGGCGGCGGGCGACGGGGGCCCGCCGGGGCCGCCCCGCTGGCTGGGAAAGCCCCATCACTTCTTGCTCCACCTCTCGGACCAGCTGAGGCGCCGGCTCGGGGGCGGTGGGGCCGGGGGCCGCGGCCGGGGCCCCTCCGCGGCTGGGGCAGCCCCCCGGGGGGGCAGCCCGGCGGCCCGGGCCGCCAAGCGCCTGTCctgccccccggcccccggccgcCCCCTGCCCTCGCCGGACCTCGCCTCGGACTTCACTCACTTTGCGGCTCTCATGAGGAGCCGCAGCCGCCAGCCCATCATCTGCAATGACGTCATCGGGTACATCTGA